One region of Macadamia integrifolia cultivar HAES 741 chromosome 11, SCU_Mint_v3, whole genome shotgun sequence genomic DNA includes:
- the LOC122094350 gene encoding ABC transporter A family member 7-like isoform X1 has product MAESSYGPASFWTQADALLRKNLTFQKRNIKTNVRLISFPFFLCLLLLLIQVLVNSELNKPKYKCGCTCIDPNKTGTCQKVCGIQYSTLDQAASCAIPSPQEWPVLLQVPAPQYRAVRTDLIPFTDLPNDSCRLTGSCPATVLLTGSNRSLAENLAGNFFTGVVSLNSSDMLNSLADTLLGSSSVTDGDNFLEPAFFSDLPLYNIQPQCTQNSSFSVPIQILTNTVQQDVKCVQGLNLWRNSSSEINDELYKGYRKGNPERKINEIIAAYDFLDSNVNNFNVIIWYNSTYKNDTGNVPMGLVRVPRSVNVASNAFLQFLRGTGTKILFEFVKEMPKRESKLKLDFSSLLGALFFTWVILQLFPVILTSLVYEKQQRLRIMMKMHRLGDGPYWMISYFYFLSMSLIYMLCFVIFGSLIGKSESPELICSTFLSNPLVSNLDLSLLTGLKFFTSNDYSIQFVYFFVYINLQTSLAFLAASVFANIKTASVIGHICVFGSGLLGVALFQSFLQDTSFPRIWIVVLELFPGFSLYRVLYEFAYYAFTGDRMGTNGMRWKDLNDGTNGMIVVLIIMFVEWLLVLPVAYYFDQVVSAGSGVQKHPLFFLPKFQKKKLPSFRKPSMQRQGSKVFVQMEKPDVSQEAEKVEQLLLEHSTSHAILCDNVKKVYPAKDGNPEKFAVRGLSLALPRGECFGMLGPNGAGKTSFINMMIGLIKPTSGTALVQGLDIRTDMDKIYTNMGVCPQHDLLWESLTGREHLLFYGRLKNLKGSALTQAVEESLRNVNLFHGGVADKKAGKYSGGMKRRLSVAISLIGDPKVVYMDEPSTGLDPASRNNLWNVVKRAKKDRAIILTTHSMEEAEVLCDRLGIFVDGSLQCIGNPKQLKARYGGSYVFTITTSNQEEEVVEVMVRHISPNAAKIYHLSGTQKFELPKQEVKIADVFHAVEDAKSKFTIQAWGLADTTLEDVFIKVARGAQTFDELL; this is encoded by the exons ATGGCGGAATCATCTTATGGACCTGCCAGTTTCTGGACGCAGGCTGACGCTTTGCTCAGGAAGAACCTCACATTCCAG AAACGAAATATCAAGACAAATGTTaggctcatttcattcccattttTTCTCTGTTTGCTGCTGCTTCTCATCCAAGTTTTGGTTAACTCTGAACTGAACAAGCCTAAGTACAAGTGTGGCTGCACTTGTATTGACCCAAATAAAACTGGTACTTGCCAGAAAGTATGTGGGATTCAGTACTCGACTTTGGATCAAGCGGCCTCCTGTGCCATTCCTAGCCCTCAGGAATGGCCAGTTTTGTTGCAAGTACCAGCTCCCCAATATCGTGCGGTGAGGACTGACTTGATTCCTTTCACGGACTTGCCCAATGATTCCTGCCGTTTGACTGGATCCTGTCCTGCTACCGTACTTCTCACTGGGAGTAACAGATCTCTTGCAGAAA ACTTGGCAGGAAATTTTTTCACAGGTGTTGTCTCTCTGAATTCCTCAGATATGCTAAACAGTTTAGCCGACACTTTGCtg GGGTCATCCTCAGTGACAGATGGAGACAATTTTCTTGAGCCAGCTTTCTTTTCAGATCTTCCCCTTTATAACATCCAACCTCAGTGCACTcaaaattcttcattttctgTTCCTATTCAGATATTAACCAATACAGTTCAGCAAG ATGTGAAATGTGTTCAAGGTTTAAATTTATGGCGCAATAGTTCTTCGGAGATAAATGATGAGCTATACAAAGGTTATCGGAAAGGGAATCCTGAGAGAAAGATTAATGAAATTATTGCAG CTTATGATTTCTTGGACTCAAATGTGAATAATTTTAACGTGATTATATGGTACAACTCTACCTATAAGAATGACACTGGAAATGTTCCAATGGGTTTGGTCCGGGTTCCACGCTCAGTGAATGTG GCCTCCAATGCCTTCCTTCAGTTCCTGCGAGGTACTGGCACAAAAATTCTATTTGAGTTTGTCAAAGAAATGCCCAAACGTGAATCCAAACTCAAGCTggatttctcttctcttcttggtgCTCTCTTCTTCACATGGGTTATCTTGCAACTTTTCCCC GTTATATTGACATCTCTGGTTTATGAGAAGCAACAAAGACTAAGAATCATGATGAAAATGCATAGGCTTGGTGATGGCCCTTATTGGAtgatttcctatttttattttctttccatgtCCTTGATCTACATGTTATGTTTTGTCATATTTGGCTCACTTATAGGTAAGAGTGAGTCCCCTGAATTGATTTGCTCTACATTTCTTTCAAATCCATTGGTTTCTAACTTAGACCTATCCTTACTTACAGGCTTAAAGTTCTTCACATCGAATGACTACAGCATACAATTTGTGTATTTTTTTGTCTATATTAACTTGCAAACTTCTCTCGCATTTTTAGCCGCATCAGTTTTTGCAAACATCAAGACTGCTTCAG TAATAGGGCACATATGCGTCTTTGGATCAGGCCTCCTAGGAGTAGCTCTTTTCCAGTCCTTTCTTCAAGATACATCCTTTCCAA GGATCTGGATCGTGGTTCTGGAGTTATTTCCTGGTTTTTCTCTATATCGTGTGCTATATGAGTTTGCTTACTATGCTTTTACGGGTGATCGCATGGGAACTAATGGGATGCGGTGGAAAGATCTGAACGATGGCACAAATGGAATGATAGTGGTTTTAATTATTATGTTCGTAGAATGGTTACTAGTGCTTCCAGTTGCATATTATTTTGATCAAGTTGTATCAGCTGGAAGTGGTGTGCAAAAGcatcctctatttttcttgCCAAAATTCCAGAAGAAGAAATTACCATCTTTTCGGAAGCCTAGTATGCAAAGACAAGGATCTAAAGTATTTGTTCAAATGGAGAAGCCTGATGTCTCCCAAGAG GCAGAGAAAGTTGAACAGTTACTACTTGAACACAGTACAAGCCATGCAATTCTCTGCGATAATGTCAAAAAGGTTTATCCAGCGAAGGATGGTAATCCAGAAAAATTTGCCGTTAGAGGGTTGTCTCTTGCTTTACCTAGAGGGGAATGTTTTGGTATGCTTGGTCCTAATGGTGCTGGGAAAACCTCTTTTATCAATATG ATGATTGGACTCATAAAGCCTACCTCTGGAACAGCACTCGTTCAGGGCTTGGATATACGTACTGATATGGATAAAATATATACCAACATGGGTGTTTGTCCACAGCACGA TTTGCTTTGGGAATCATTAACGGGAAGGGAGCATCTACTATTTTATGGAAGACTGAAAAACCTTAAAGGTTCTGCATTAACACAA GCCGTGGAAGAATCTCTTAGGAATGTAAATCTATTTCATGGAGGTGTTGCTGATAAAAAGGCTGGGAAATACAGTGGAGGTATGAAGAGGAGGCTTAGTGTTGCCATTTCACTGATTGGAGATCCTAAA GTTGTCTATATGGATGAGCCTAGTACTGGATTAGATCCAGCTTCTAGAAACAATTTGTGGAATGTTGTCAAGCGTGCAAAGAAAGACAGGGCAATCATTCTAACCA CTCATTCAATGGAAGAGGCAGAGGTTCTTTGTGATCGGTTGGGAATCTTTGTAGATGGCAGTTTGCAGTGCATAGGAAATCCAAAACAG CTCAAGGCTAGATATGGCGGATCATATGTGTTTACAATAACAACTTCAAATCaagaggaggaggtggtggaggtCATGGTACGCCATATATCTCCAAATGCAGCCAAGATATACCATTTGTCTGGAACCCAGAAGTTTGAACTTCCAAAACAAGAAGTCAAGATTGCAGACGTTTTCCATGCAGTTGAGGATGCAAAGAGCAAGTTCACAATACAAGCGTGGGGTCTAGCTGACACCACCTTGGAGGATGTCTTCATCAAGGTTGCTCGAGGGGCCCAAACATTCGATGAACTATTATGA
- the LOC122094350 gene encoding ABC transporter A family member 7-like isoform X2: protein MAESSYGPASFWTQADALLRKNLTFQKRNIKTNVRLISFPFFLCLLLLLIQVLVNSELNKPKYKCGCTCIDPNKTGTCQKVCGIQYSTLDQAASCAIPSPQEWPVLLQVPAPQYRAVRTDLIPFTDLPNDSCRLTGSCPATVLLTGSNRSLAENLAGNFFTGVVSLNSSDMLNSLADTLLGSSSVTDGDNFLEPAFFSDLPLYNIQPQCTQNSSFSVPIQILTNTVQQDVKCVQGLNLWRNSSSEINDELYKGYRKGNPERKINEIIAAYDFLDSNVNNFNVIIWYNSTYKNDTGNVPMGLVRVPRSVNVASNAFLQFLRGTGTKILFEFVKEMPKRESKLKLDFSSLLGALFFTWVILQLFPVILTSLVYEKQQRLRIMMKMHRLGDGPYWMISYFYFLSMSLIYMLCFVIFGSLIGLKFFTSNDYSIQFVYFFVYINLQTSLAFLAASVFANIKTASVIGHICVFGSGLLGVALFQSFLQDTSFPRIWIVVLELFPGFSLYRVLYEFAYYAFTGDRMGTNGMRWKDLNDGTNGMIVVLIIMFVEWLLVLPVAYYFDQVVSAGSGVQKHPLFFLPKFQKKKLPSFRKPSMQRQGSKVFVQMEKPDVSQEAEKVEQLLLEHSTSHAILCDNVKKVYPAKDGNPEKFAVRGLSLALPRGECFGMLGPNGAGKTSFINMMIGLIKPTSGTALVQGLDIRTDMDKIYTNMGVCPQHDLLWESLTGREHLLFYGRLKNLKGSALTQAVEESLRNVNLFHGGVADKKAGKYSGGMKRRLSVAISLIGDPKVVYMDEPSTGLDPASRNNLWNVVKRAKKDRAIILTTHSMEEAEVLCDRLGIFVDGSLQCIGNPKQLKARYGGSYVFTITTSNQEEEVVEVMVRHISPNAAKIYHLSGTQKFELPKQEVKIADVFHAVEDAKSKFTIQAWGLADTTLEDVFIKVARGAQTFDELL, encoded by the exons ATGGCGGAATCATCTTATGGACCTGCCAGTTTCTGGACGCAGGCTGACGCTTTGCTCAGGAAGAACCTCACATTCCAG AAACGAAATATCAAGACAAATGTTaggctcatttcattcccattttTTCTCTGTTTGCTGCTGCTTCTCATCCAAGTTTTGGTTAACTCTGAACTGAACAAGCCTAAGTACAAGTGTGGCTGCACTTGTATTGACCCAAATAAAACTGGTACTTGCCAGAAAGTATGTGGGATTCAGTACTCGACTTTGGATCAAGCGGCCTCCTGTGCCATTCCTAGCCCTCAGGAATGGCCAGTTTTGTTGCAAGTACCAGCTCCCCAATATCGTGCGGTGAGGACTGACTTGATTCCTTTCACGGACTTGCCCAATGATTCCTGCCGTTTGACTGGATCCTGTCCTGCTACCGTACTTCTCACTGGGAGTAACAGATCTCTTGCAGAAA ACTTGGCAGGAAATTTTTTCACAGGTGTTGTCTCTCTGAATTCCTCAGATATGCTAAACAGTTTAGCCGACACTTTGCtg GGGTCATCCTCAGTGACAGATGGAGACAATTTTCTTGAGCCAGCTTTCTTTTCAGATCTTCCCCTTTATAACATCCAACCTCAGTGCACTcaaaattcttcattttctgTTCCTATTCAGATATTAACCAATACAGTTCAGCAAG ATGTGAAATGTGTTCAAGGTTTAAATTTATGGCGCAATAGTTCTTCGGAGATAAATGATGAGCTATACAAAGGTTATCGGAAAGGGAATCCTGAGAGAAAGATTAATGAAATTATTGCAG CTTATGATTTCTTGGACTCAAATGTGAATAATTTTAACGTGATTATATGGTACAACTCTACCTATAAGAATGACACTGGAAATGTTCCAATGGGTTTGGTCCGGGTTCCACGCTCAGTGAATGTG GCCTCCAATGCCTTCCTTCAGTTCCTGCGAGGTACTGGCACAAAAATTCTATTTGAGTTTGTCAAAGAAATGCCCAAACGTGAATCCAAACTCAAGCTggatttctcttctcttcttggtgCTCTCTTCTTCACATGGGTTATCTTGCAACTTTTCCCC GTTATATTGACATCTCTGGTTTATGAGAAGCAACAAAGACTAAGAATCATGATGAAAATGCATAGGCTTGGTGATGGCCCTTATTGGAtgatttcctatttttattttctttccatgtCCTTGATCTACATGTTATGTTTTGTCATATTTGGCTCACTTATAG GCTTAAAGTTCTTCACATCGAATGACTACAGCATACAATTTGTGTATTTTTTTGTCTATATTAACTTGCAAACTTCTCTCGCATTTTTAGCCGCATCAGTTTTTGCAAACATCAAGACTGCTTCAG TAATAGGGCACATATGCGTCTTTGGATCAGGCCTCCTAGGAGTAGCTCTTTTCCAGTCCTTTCTTCAAGATACATCCTTTCCAA GGATCTGGATCGTGGTTCTGGAGTTATTTCCTGGTTTTTCTCTATATCGTGTGCTATATGAGTTTGCTTACTATGCTTTTACGGGTGATCGCATGGGAACTAATGGGATGCGGTGGAAAGATCTGAACGATGGCACAAATGGAATGATAGTGGTTTTAATTATTATGTTCGTAGAATGGTTACTAGTGCTTCCAGTTGCATATTATTTTGATCAAGTTGTATCAGCTGGAAGTGGTGTGCAAAAGcatcctctatttttcttgCCAAAATTCCAGAAGAAGAAATTACCATCTTTTCGGAAGCCTAGTATGCAAAGACAAGGATCTAAAGTATTTGTTCAAATGGAGAAGCCTGATGTCTCCCAAGAG GCAGAGAAAGTTGAACAGTTACTACTTGAACACAGTACAAGCCATGCAATTCTCTGCGATAATGTCAAAAAGGTTTATCCAGCGAAGGATGGTAATCCAGAAAAATTTGCCGTTAGAGGGTTGTCTCTTGCTTTACCTAGAGGGGAATGTTTTGGTATGCTTGGTCCTAATGGTGCTGGGAAAACCTCTTTTATCAATATG ATGATTGGACTCATAAAGCCTACCTCTGGAACAGCACTCGTTCAGGGCTTGGATATACGTACTGATATGGATAAAATATATACCAACATGGGTGTTTGTCCACAGCACGA TTTGCTTTGGGAATCATTAACGGGAAGGGAGCATCTACTATTTTATGGAAGACTGAAAAACCTTAAAGGTTCTGCATTAACACAA GCCGTGGAAGAATCTCTTAGGAATGTAAATCTATTTCATGGAGGTGTTGCTGATAAAAAGGCTGGGAAATACAGTGGAGGTATGAAGAGGAGGCTTAGTGTTGCCATTTCACTGATTGGAGATCCTAAA GTTGTCTATATGGATGAGCCTAGTACTGGATTAGATCCAGCTTCTAGAAACAATTTGTGGAATGTTGTCAAGCGTGCAAAGAAAGACAGGGCAATCATTCTAACCA CTCATTCAATGGAAGAGGCAGAGGTTCTTTGTGATCGGTTGGGAATCTTTGTAGATGGCAGTTTGCAGTGCATAGGAAATCCAAAACAG CTCAAGGCTAGATATGGCGGATCATATGTGTTTACAATAACAACTTCAAATCaagaggaggaggtggtggaggtCATGGTACGCCATATATCTCCAAATGCAGCCAAGATATACCATTTGTCTGGAACCCAGAAGTTTGAACTTCCAAAACAAGAAGTCAAGATTGCAGACGTTTTCCATGCAGTTGAGGATGCAAAGAGCAAGTTCACAATACAAGCGTGGGGTCTAGCTGACACCACCTTGGAGGATGTCTTCATCAAGGTTGCTCGAGGGGCCCAAACATTCGATGAACTATTATGA